The Candidatus Hydrogenedentota bacterium genome segment GCGGCCATCGTGAACCTGATCCGTTTGATAGGCAACCAGCAGGTCAGCATTTTCACCGGCATCATCCTGGTGTTCCTGATGGTGGTTGTCGTGATGGGCGCGATCCTGGTGACGACGGGCCAGCGCCGCATTCCGGTTCAGTATCCGCGCCAGGTCAAGGGCCGCCGGGTGATGGGCGGGCAGCGTTCGTACCTTCCGCTGCGCGTCAACCAGGCGGGCGTTATCCCGATCATTTTCGCCAGCTCGCTGCTGATGCTTCCGAGCATGGTGGGCGCGGGCATCACGAACGTCACGGTGCGGAGCATTGTGAACAACATCGCGGATCCTCAGTATCTGGTGCACAATATCCTGTACGCGATTATGATTGTGTTCTTCTCCTTCTTCTACACCGCAATCACGTTCAACCCGGTTGAGCTTGCGGATAATATGAAGAAGTATGGTGGCGTCATTGTTGGCGTGCGTCCGGGCAAGGCGACGGCGGACTATCTCAACAAGGTGATGACGCGGATTACCCTGGTTGGGTCGTTGTTCCTGACGGTGGTGGCGCTGTTGCCGGCGGTGGTGTACGTGGTGCTGGAAGTTCCGGATTGGATGATCGTGCAGTTTTTCGGCGGGACGAGCCTCCTGATCCTGGTGGGCGTGGCGCTGGACACGATCAAGCAGATCGAGCAGCACCTGACGATGCGCCATTACGATGGATTTTCCAGCGGCTCCGGCGGCGGGCGGATACGTTCGCGGCGCGGCTGAGCGAATCTTGCGCGAACCGCATCGGAAGGGAACAAGACTTTAACAGTTGCAATAGTATACAATACGCCGGTTTCGCCGGAACGAGCGCCGGTAGCGTATTTGACGAGAACAGCGCCAGCGGCGTTCGGGTGAGTTATGATATCGGTCCGCAGTGAACGAGAAATCGACCTCCTGCGGGAGGCCAATCAGATTGTGGCGCGGGTGCACGACACCCTCCACGAGCTGATCCGGCCCGGAGTGACCACCGGCGAGCTCGACGCGGTTGCGGAGGAAATCATCCTGGAGGCCGGCGGTAAGCCCGCGTTCAAGGGATACCACGGTTACCCCGCATCGACGTGCATATCGGTGGACGAGGTTATCGTTCACGGGATACCGGGCGACCGGGTTCTCCGGGATGGTGAAATTGTCAGTATTGACGTTGGCGTTCAGTTCAAAGGCTACTTTGGCGACGCCGCGGTTTCGTGGCCCTGTGGCCAGATTGACTCGGCGCGGCGTAAGCTGCTGGAGACGACGGACAGCGCCCTGGCGCGCGCGATCGAGGCGGCGGCGGCCGGGAATTACCTGTGCGATATAGGCCGCGCGGTGGAGGCGGTCTGCAAGCCGATGAAGTACGGCATCGTCCGGGACTTCGTGGGCCACGGCATTGGCACGGCGATGCACGAGGAGCCGCAAGTCCCGAATTTCGACACGGGGAGCCGCGGCCCGCGGCTGAAGGCCGGCATGGTGCTCGCGATAGAGCCGATGGTGAACATGGGTACGGAGAAGGTGAAGGTCTTGAAGGACGGCTGGACGGCGGTAACGGCGGACGGCAGGCCAAGCGCTCATTTCGAGCACAGCGTGGTGGTCCGGGAAGACGGTGGAGAGATATTGTCAGGATCGAAGATCAACATCTGGGGCCGGCTGAAGGCATCGTAGCGCCGGTACCCGGGTTTTGCACGCATTCCGTAGGAGTAGCGAAGATGAAAGTGCGCAGTTCAGTCAAGAAGATTTGCGAGAAATGCAAGATTATCCGCCGGCACGGC includes the following:
- the secY gene encoding preprotein translocase subunit SecY, whose product is MSEPIEAFKNAFKIPELKQRILFTLTMLAVYRLGCHVPAPGVNGAALAEQIGGGGLLGFYDMFTGQAFSNATVFALGIMPYITASIILSLLIPVIPALEALQKSGQEGQKKITEYTRYGTIGLCLVQSVAIGMYLQSLGSEIVPRPGIPFLLMCVITFTTGTAFIMWLGEQISEHGIGNGISLVIFTSIIASMPAAIVNLIRLIGNQQVSIFTGIILVFLMVVVVMGAILVTTGQRRIPVQYPRQVKGRRVMGGQRSYLPLRVNQAGVIPIIFASSLLMLPSMVGAGITNVTVRSIVNNIADPQYLVHNILYAIMIVFFSFFYTAITFNPVELADNMKKYGGVIVGVRPGKATADYLNKVMTRITLVGSLFLTVVALLPAVVYVVLEVPDWMIVQFFGGTSLLILVGVALDTIKQIEQHLTMRHYDGFSSGSGGGRIRSRRG
- the map gene encoding type I methionyl aminopeptidase, translating into MISVRSEREIDLLREANQIVARVHDTLHELIRPGVTTGELDAVAEEIILEAGGKPAFKGYHGYPASTCISVDEVIVHGIPGDRVLRDGEIVSIDVGVQFKGYFGDAAVSWPCGQIDSARRKLLETTDSALARAIEAAAAGNYLCDIGRAVEAVCKPMKYGIVRDFVGHGIGTAMHEEPQVPNFDTGSRGPRLKAGMVLAIEPMVNMGTEKVKVLKDGWTAVTADGRPSAHFEHSVVVREDGGEILSGSKINIWGRLKAS
- the rpmJ gene encoding 50S ribosomal protein L36, with translation MKVRSSVKKICEKCKIIRRHGRVRVICENPKHKQRQG